One window of Tenacibaculum maritimum NCIMB 2154 genomic DNA carries:
- a CDS encoding outer membrane protein assembly factor BamD, whose amino-acid sequence MQKMKNFAYLCIMTLIFASCSEYQKVLNRGAVEDQYKMGVKMYEAKKYSKALRLFEKVTPSYRGKPQMERIQFMVAQSNFNEKNYELSGYYFNRFTQNYPKSSKVEEAAFLSALSYYKASPPFSLEPTDTDKALSSFQDFIDKYPTSSRIDEANKYYRKLRYKLERKSFEIAKTYYRTADYDSRNYRAAITAFDNLLSDYLGTEFKEEALYFRLKAAHDYALKSTKRRKEERLKNAMKAYEKLKRNFPTSKFMEDSDKMLAKLNKEQEQFAKKS is encoded by the coding sequence ATGCAAAAAATGAAAAATTTCGCGTATTTATGTATAATGACTTTAATATTTGCTTCTTGTAGTGAGTATCAAAAGGTGTTAAATAGAGGAGCAGTAGAAGATCAGTATAAAATGGGGGTAAAAATGTATGAAGCTAAAAAGTACAGTAAGGCTTTGCGTTTATTTGAAAAGGTTACCCCTTCCTATAGAGGTAAGCCTCAAATGGAACGAATACAATTTATGGTAGCACAATCTAATTTTAATGAAAAGAATTATGAGTTATCAGGATACTACTTTAATAGATTTACCCAAAATTACCCAAAAAGTTCAAAGGTAGAAGAAGCAGCGTTTTTATCAGCATTAAGTTATTATAAAGCGTCGCCACCTTTTAGCCTAGAACCAACAGATACGGATAAAGCGTTAAGTTCTTTTCAAGATTTTATAGATAAATATCCAACTTCTAGTAGAATAGATGAAGCTAATAAGTATTACAGGAAATTGCGCTATAAGTTGGAAAGAAAGTCATTTGAAATAGCAAAAACTTATTATAGAACCGCTGACTATGATTCAAGAAACTACAGAGCAGCAATCACAGCTTTTGATAATTTATTATCAGATTACTTAGGTACTGAATTTAAAGAAGAAGCACTGTATTTTCGTTTAAAAGCAGCTCATGATTATGCTTTAAAGAGTACCAAGCGTAGAAAGGAAGAACGCCTGAAAAATGCTATGAAGGCATATGAAAAGCTAAAAAGAAATTTTCCAACATCAAAATTTATGGAAGATTCGGATAAAATGTTAGCAAAATTAAACAAGGAACAAGAACAATTCGCAAAGAAAAGTTAA
- a CDS encoding 5'-nucleotidase C-terminal domain-containing protein: MKKLTMITCLFFFLIACKKKKQSLTKITAKTILVDSNIPTNDAITRTIAPYKKKMLKEITTILSHTDKDLTRLDGKMQSSLGNLLADLCFDIANPIFKTKMHKNIDFAMFNYGGIRAGIPAGKITNKHAFELMPFENSLVVAELSGEKIIELINYFINNQKAHPLSKHIALTISENNFTLNINGVPFDKNKNYFVLTSDYLQNGGDKMIFFKAPISLTKLDYKMRDAIITYFKNTSPITSELDNRVIIK; encoded by the coding sequence ATGAAAAAACTAACGATGATAACCTGTTTGTTTTTTTTCTTAATAGCATGCAAGAAAAAAAAACAATCGCTTACTAAAATTACCGCTAAAACTATTTTAGTAGATAGTAATATCCCTACCAATGACGCTATTACTAGAACCATTGCTCCCTATAAAAAGAAAATGCTTAAAGAAATAACTACCATTCTTTCTCATACTGATAAAGATTTAACTAGGCTCGACGGAAAAATGCAAAGTTCTTTAGGGAATTTATTAGCTGATTTATGCTTTGATATTGCAAATCCTATTTTTAAAACTAAAATGCATAAAAACATTGATTTCGCAATGTTTAATTATGGAGGTATTAGAGCTGGAATCCCTGCTGGAAAAATAACAAATAAGCACGCTTTCGAATTAATGCCTTTTGAAAATAGTTTAGTTGTTGCTGAGCTTTCTGGTGAAAAAATAATCGAATTAATCAACTACTTTATAAATAACCAAAAAGCACATCCTCTTTCAAAACATATAGCATTAACTATTTCAGAAAATAACTTTACTCTTAACATAAACGGAGTTCCTTTTGATAAAAATAAAAACTATTTTGTTTTGACCTCCGATTATTTACAAAATGGAGGAGATAAAATGATTTTTTTTAAAGCTCCTATCAGCTTGACAAAGCTGGATTATAAAATGCGAGATGCAATTATCACCTATTTTAAAAATACCAGTCCAATAACCTCTGAATTAGATAACCGCGTAATCATTAAATAA
- a CDS encoding lysoplasmalogenase yields MTKHIKIVFVSILFILVAIIDIYAVIIQNKTIEIFFKPLLMTILVVIYLLSVKKPNFWLVSGLFFSFWGDVFLLDKKKYFVFGLGAFLIAHFMYIKMTASFLKIISKRKLIKAAIPFITFFGTILFFISANLGNMLVPVIIYGLAISAFGTCALLNYKEQKSLENSWLLLGALLFIASDSMIALNNFYTPKHLFDILIITLYVVSQYLIVKAIVAKSG; encoded by the coding sequence ATGACCAAGCACATAAAAATAGTGTTCGTATCTATACTTTTTATCCTAGTAGCAATAATAGATATATATGCTGTAATTATACAAAACAAAACTATAGAGATATTTTTTAAACCATTATTAATGACAATTCTTGTAGTAATATATTTATTGTCAGTAAAAAAGCCTAATTTTTGGTTGGTAAGTGGATTGTTTTTTTCTTTTTGGGGAGATGTTTTCTTGTTAGATAAAAAAAAATACTTTGTCTTTGGATTAGGAGCTTTTTTAATAGCTCATTTTATGTATATCAAAATGACAGCAAGTTTTCTAAAAATTATATCAAAAAGAAAATTGATAAAGGCAGCAATTCCATTTATAACTTTTTTCGGAACAATACTATTTTTTATTTCAGCTAATTTAGGAAATATGCTGGTGCCTGTAATTATATACGGGCTAGCAATTTCTGCGTTTGGTACTTGTGCTTTACTTAATTATAAGGAACAAAAATCGCTAGAAAATAGTTGGTTACTTTTAGGGGCTTTATTATTTATAGCTTCAGATAGTATGATTGCCTTAAATAACTTTTATACTCCAAAGCATTTATTTGATATTTTGATAATAACTTTATATGTTGTCTCTCAATATTTAATTGTAAAGGCAATAGTAGCTAAAAGTGGTTGA
- a CDS encoding DoxX family protein: protein MKKHLPLVLKIIVAFILLQTLFFKFTGAQESVDLFTKVAGNENEKIMRIGTGILELIATILLFTPNKAWLGALLSSGVMGGAIMSHLTVLGIIHNNDGGTLFISAIVVLAISSFLLIFDKGKIPLFR from the coding sequence ATGAAAAAACACCTCCCTTTAGTCTTAAAGATAATAGTTGCATTTATTCTTTTACAAACGCTATTTTTCAAATTTACAGGGGCTCAAGAAAGCGTAGATTTGTTTACTAAAGTAGCTGGAAACGAAAATGAAAAGATCATGAGAATCGGGACAGGCATTTTAGAATTGATTGCCACTATTCTTTTATTTACCCCTAATAAAGCATGGTTGGGGGCTTTGCTTTCTTCAGGGGTAATGGGAGGTGCTATTATGTCTCACCTCACTGTACTAGGAATCATACATAATAATGATGGAGGCACTTTATTTATCTCTGCAATTGTTGTACTAGCAATTAGTAGCTTCTTACTTATCTTCGATAAAGGAAAGATTCCCCTTTTTCGATAA
- a CDS encoding DNA-directed RNA polymerase subunit omega yields the protein MNYKDTKAALSTITYDKEAIEAPTENIYEAISVIAKRATQINGDIKKELIEKLDEFATYNDSLEEVFENKEQIEVSKFYEKLPKPTAIAVEEWLKGNVYHRTPEAK from the coding sequence ATGAATTATAAAGATACAAAGGCAGCATTAAGTACTATTACTTACGATAAAGAAGCTATTGAGGCTCCAACGGAAAATATTTATGAAGCGATCTCTGTAATAGCAAAGAGAGCTACTCAGATTAATGGAGATATCAAAAAAGAACTAATAGAAAAGTTGGATGAGTTTGCTACTTATAACGATAGCTTAGAGGAAGTCTTTGAAAATAAAGAACAAATAGAAGTTTCTAAATTTTATGAGAAATTACCTAAACCAACTGCAATTGCTGTAGAAGAATGGTTAAAAGGTAATGTGTATCACAGAACTCCAGAAGCAAAATAA
- the coaBC gene encoding bifunctional phosphopantothenoylcysteine decarboxylase/phosphopantothenate--cysteine ligase CoaBC, which produces MSIVSGKKVLLGVTAGIAAYKTANLVRLFIKSGAEVKVIMTPASKDFITPLTLSTLSKNPVHSTFYEKEEENELWNNHVELGLWADIMLIAPATANTLSKMTNGICDNLLLATYLSAKCPVYFAPAMDLDMYIHSSTKVSLKKLQRFGNILIPAASGELASGLVGEGRMAEPEDIISFIEKDMLSKLPLRGKKVLLTAGPTYEAIDPVRFIGNHSSGKMGFELAKTAANLGAEVFLITGPSSQKIHHSFVNRIDVVSAEEMYREAHKYYKNIDIAILSAAVADYKPKNIATQKIKKKDTSLQIELAPTKDILASLGAIKESQFLVGFALETNDELTNAKGKLQRKNLDAIVLNSLRDKGAGFATDTNKVTIIDKNLNEIPFELKSKEAVAKDIIHEIIKMLS; this is translated from the coding sequence ATGTCTATAGTAAGCGGTAAAAAAGTTTTATTAGGTGTTACTGCTGGAATAGCTGCTTATAAAACAGCGAATTTAGTTCGTTTGTTTATAAAATCAGGCGCAGAGGTCAAAGTAATTATGACTCCTGCGTCTAAAGATTTTATAACCCCGCTTACACTTTCTACATTATCTAAGAATCCTGTTCATTCTACATTTTATGAAAAAGAAGAAGAGAATGAATTGTGGAATAATCATGTGGAATTAGGATTATGGGCTGATATAATGCTTATTGCTCCAGCAACAGCAAATACGCTTTCTAAAATGACAAATGGTATTTGTGATAATTTGTTGTTAGCAACTTATTTGTCAGCAAAGTGCCCGGTGTATTTTGCTCCTGCAATGGACTTGGACATGTATATACATTCCTCAACAAAGGTCAGCTTAAAAAAATTGCAACGTTTTGGAAACATATTAATACCAGCAGCTTCGGGAGAATTAGCAAGTGGCTTGGTAGGAGAAGGAAGAATGGCAGAACCAGAAGATATTATTTCTTTTATAGAAAAAGATATGCTTTCTAAATTACCTTTACGAGGAAAAAAAGTATTGCTAACAGCAGGCCCTACTTATGAGGCAATAGATCCCGTTCGGTTTATTGGAAATCATTCTTCTGGTAAGATGGGCTTTGAATTGGCAAAAACAGCGGCGAATTTAGGGGCAGAGGTTTTTTTAATAACAGGGCCATCCTCTCAAAAAATACACCATTCTTTTGTAAATAGAATTGATGTGGTTTCGGCTGAAGAAATGTACCGAGAAGCACATAAGTACTATAAAAATATAGATATTGCTATTTTATCGGCTGCAGTAGCTGATTACAAACCTAAAAATATAGCTACTCAGAAAATAAAAAAGAAAGATACTTCGTTACAGATAGAGTTAGCACCTACAAAAGATATTTTGGCTTCTTTAGGAGCTATAAAAGAAAGTCAGTTTTTAGTAGGTTTTGCATTAGAAACGAATGATGAGTTAACGAACGCGAAAGGGAAGTTGCAGCGTAAGAATTTAGATGCAATTGTATTAAATTCGTTAAGAGATAAAGGAGCGGGATTTGCAACAGATACTAACAAGGTAACAATTATTGATAAAAATTTGAATGAAATACCATTCGAGTTGAAATCGAAAGAAGCAGTAGCTAAAGATATCATTCATGAAATTATAAAAATGCTATCTTAG
- a CDS encoding YrzE family protein yields MSGNKLRQQSSGNSKPIDSAMFKEFIEVQKEKISLEKSELELKKQHLKSQADLAKQSLTIQEKLLEKAPKEKRKNRSQSLIFGVIFTLIILGFSAFCLANNHEKFLTYLIGTISHLGILFLGYYFGKQNNKNKNEDSEIQDAEIID; encoded by the coding sequence ATGAGTGGTAATAAACTAAGACAGCAATCAAGCGGAAATAGCAAACCAATAGATTCCGCAATGTTTAAGGAGTTTATTGAAGTTCAAAAAGAAAAAATATCTTTAGAAAAATCTGAATTAGAACTAAAAAAACAGCATTTAAAAAGTCAAGCAGATTTAGCGAAGCAATCACTAACAATACAAGAAAAATTACTTGAAAAAGCACCTAAGGAAAAAAGAAAAAATAGAAGTCAATCATTAATTTTTGGTGTGATTTTTACGTTAATAATTTTAGGCTTTTCTGCTTTTTGCTTAGCTAATAATCATGAGAAATTTCTTACTTACTTAATTGGAACAATATCTCATTTAGGAATTCTTTTTTTAGGATATTATTTTGGGAAGCAGAATAATAAAAATAAGAATGAGGATTCTGAAATTCAAGATGCAGAAATAATTGATTAG
- a CDS encoding bifunctional metallophosphatase/5'-nucleotidase: MNRRNFIQQTTAASLLTAIGGLTLPSFTTKKKKQITILHTNDTHSHIEPFEQSHYKYANKGGIARRASAIQAIRKENPNTLLLDAGDIFQGTPYFNYFGGELEFKLMSMLKYDLATLGNHDFDNSIDGFYKQLPNAKFDFVSANYNFKNTILDDIVKPYKIFIKDGIKIGVFGLGVQLDGLVDPKMYKETKYLDPIEISQDMSRILKEDKQCDLIICLSHLGYFYKQHPTKISDLNLAQKTNNIDLIIGGHTHTFLPKPTIVKNIDDKNLLVNQVGAYGINLGRVDFYFDEYDNKSAKGTTILL, translated from the coding sequence ATGAATAGAAGAAATTTTATACAACAAACAACTGCTGCTTCTCTTTTAACTGCTATTGGTGGCCTTACATTGCCTTCTTTTACAACCAAAAAAAAGAAACAAATTACCATTTTACATACAAATGATACGCATAGTCATATTGAGCCTTTTGAACAATCTCACTATAAATATGCTAATAAAGGGGGGATTGCCAGACGCGCCTCTGCCATTCAAGCTATTAGAAAAGAGAATCCCAATACACTACTCCTAGATGCTGGTGATATTTTTCAAGGTACCCCTTACTTTAATTACTTTGGAGGTGAATTAGAGTTCAAATTAATGAGCATGCTCAAATATGATTTAGCCACATTAGGCAATCATGATTTTGATAATTCTATCGACGGCTTTTATAAGCAACTTCCCAATGCTAAATTTGATTTTGTTTCTGCCAATTACAATTTTAAAAATACTATTCTAGACGATATTGTCAAGCCTTATAAAATTTTTATTAAAGATGGTATTAAAATTGGCGTTTTTGGTCTTGGCGTTCAGCTAGATGGATTAGTTGATCCTAAGATGTATAAAGAAACAAAGTACTTAGATCCAATTGAAATATCTCAAGATATGTCTAGAATATTAAAGGAAGACAAACAATGTGATTTGATTATTTGCCTTTCTCATTTAGGTTACTTCTACAAACAACATCCTACAAAAATTTCTGACTTAAACTTGGCTCAAAAGACCAATAATATTGATCTAATTATTGGAGGGCATACACATACTTTTTTACCTAAGCCAACTATTGTAAAAAATATAGATGATAAAAATTTACTTGTTAATCAAGTAGGTGCTTATGGTATTAATCTAGGTCGCGTTGATTTTTATTTTGATGAGTATGATAATAAATCTGCTAAAGGAACAACTATTTTGCTGTAA
- a CDS encoding DUF6913 domain-containing protein: protein MIFNTLREGSIQKFYDKEIEKKRLSKDTSDKIKTVAVLIDEDIENQISLKDISEKLNVNINLISVLVYQSDSKNEVIGGFNYFTEKDFGRRGSLKSNNLKSFVKKDYDVLINCTSQSNLYLNMLTLLSQAKFKIGFADIDDRLFDLIITDGTFDTSIFNKEIHKYLTILKKI from the coding sequence ATGATTTTTAACACTCTGAGAGAAGGCTCTATCCAAAAGTTTTACGACAAAGAAATAGAAAAAAAACGATTATCTAAAGATACATCTGATAAAATAAAAACAGTAGCTGTTTTAATAGATGAGGATATTGAAAATCAAATAAGTTTAAAAGATATTTCTGAAAAGTTAAACGTAAATATTAACTTGATTTCTGTTTTAGTATATCAATCAGATTCAAAAAATGAGGTAATAGGAGGGTTTAATTATTTTACGGAAAAAGATTTTGGAAGAAGAGGAAGTTTGAAATCTAACAATTTGAAAAGTTTCGTTAAAAAGGATTACGATGTACTTATAAATTGCACATCTCAATCTAATTTATACTTGAATATGTTAACTTTGCTATCGCAAGCTAAATTTAAAATAGGTTTTGCTGATATTGATGATCGTTTGTTTGATTTAATAATAACAGATGGTACTTTCGATACGTCAATCTTTAATAAAGAAATACATAAATATTTAACGATTTTAAAAAAAATATAA
- the dapA gene encoding 4-hydroxy-tetrahydrodipicolinate synthase encodes MQKFIGTGVALVTPFNNDLSVDYDALIKLVEYNIENGTNYLVINGTTGESGTITEEEKQQIIETIIRVNNGRLPLVLGVGGNNTANVVKELTTRNLTGIDAILSVAPYYNKPTQEGFYEHFKRIALASPIPIILYNVPGRTAKNMLPSTTLRLARDFDNIIGVKEAGNNTQQYLTLLKDKPADFLVISGDDDLALGVVLAGGAGVISVIGQGFPKEFSKMIQLGLEGKNKEAYRIHYKLMDIIDYIFEENNPAGIKAVLDQIGIVSKEVRLPLVKVSADLERKIKEYVSSL; translated from the coding sequence ATGCAGAAGTTTATAGGTACAGGAGTTGCATTAGTTACGCCTTTTAATAATGATTTGAGTGTAGATTATGATGCGCTTATTAAATTGGTGGAATACAATATAGAAAACGGAACAAACTATTTAGTTATTAATGGCACTACAGGAGAAAGTGGAACTATAACAGAGGAAGAAAAACAACAGATTATTGAAACGATTATACGCGTTAATAATGGTAGGCTTCCTTTGGTTTTAGGAGTAGGAGGAAATAATACCGCTAATGTGGTAAAAGAATTAACAACTAGAAATTTAACAGGTATAGATGCGATTCTTTCAGTGGCTCCTTATTATAATAAGCCAACTCAAGAAGGATTTTATGAGCATTTTAAAAGAATTGCACTAGCAAGCCCTATTCCTATTATACTGTATAATGTACCAGGAAGAACAGCTAAAAATATGTTGCCATCTACAACCTTGCGTTTAGCAAGAGATTTTGACAATATTATTGGGGTGAAAGAAGCAGGAAATAATACGCAACAATATTTGACATTATTAAAAGATAAGCCAGCTGATTTTTTAGTGATTTCAGGAGATGATGATCTAGCATTAGGAGTGGTCTTAGCTGGAGGAGCAGGAGTAATTTCTGTAATAGGGCAAGGGTTTCCAAAAGAGTTTTCTAAAATGATTCAGTTAGGCTTAGAAGGAAAGAACAAAGAAGCATATAGAATTCATTATAAATTAATGGATATCATAGACTATATTTTTGAGGAGAATAACCCTGCGGGAATAAAAGCTGTTTTAGATCAAATAGGAATTGTATCTAAAGAAGTTCGCCTGCCTTTAGTAAAGGTATCAGCAGACTTGGAAAGAAAAATAAAAGAGTACGTAAGCAGTTTATAA
- a CDS encoding ferritin encodes MLSKTIEKALNEQIRIEAESSQVYLAMASWAENLGFEGIAQFMYAHSDEERQHMLKLVKFVNERGGHAIVSELSAPPTEFGSFKDMFQELFNHEIMVSKSINELVHITLEERDYATHNFLQWYVSEQIEEEALARNILDKINLIGDDKSGFYLFDNDIKQLITVEDTGEQI; translated from the coding sequence ATGTTATCAAAAACAATAGAAAAGGCACTTAATGAGCAAATAAGAATTGAAGCAGAATCTTCTCAAGTATATTTAGCAATGGCGTCTTGGGCTGAAAATTTAGGTTTTGAAGGGATCGCCCAGTTTATGTATGCACATTCAGATGAAGAACGCCAACATATGCTAAAGTTGGTTAAGTTTGTAAATGAGAGAGGAGGGCATGCCATAGTGTCAGAATTATCAGCACCGCCAACAGAGTTTGGATCATTTAAAGACATGTTTCAAGAATTATTTAACCATGAAATAATGGTTTCGAAGTCAATTAATGAATTGGTACATATTACTTTAGAAGAGAGGGATTATGCTACACACAATTTCTTACAATGGTATGTTTCAGAGCAAATAGAAGAGGAAGCTTTAGCAAGAAATATCTTAGATAAAATCAATTTGATAGGTGATGATAAAAGTGGATTCTACCTGTTTGATAATGATATCAAACAACTGATTACTGTAGAAGATACAGGAGAACAAATATAA
- the ligA gene encoding NAD-dependent DNA ligase LigA yields the protein MAIKQKIEALREELRQHNHNYYVLDNATISDYEFDIKLKELEKLEEENPQFFDPNSPTQRVGGGITKSFETVAHKNRMYSLDNSYSKEDLLDWEKRIRKILGEDNTAYTCELKYDGASINLTYEKGEFIKAVTRGDGFRGDDVTANIRTIKSIPLKPSGEFLGDFEMRGEIILPLDGFHKMNEERISNGEEAYRNPRNTASGSLKLQDSAEVAKRPLDCLLYQVVTDERKYKTHFESLQKATQVGFKIPNTMVLAKSIEEVFEFVNYWDEKRHELPYETDGVVIKVNDLQQQEELGYTSKSPRWAIAYKFKAEQVSTVLNEITYQVGRTGAITPVANLVPVELAGTIVKRASLHNADQIKKLDIRINDTVFVEKGGEIIPKIIAVDLTKRAKESKETIYATNCPECNTKLVRTEGDAKHYCPNEFGCAPQITGRIQHFISRKAMDIDGLGGETVDLLRKEGLIQSYADLYELKAMQIIPLERMAEKSAQNIIDGIEKSKEIPFEKVLFALGIRFVGETVAKKLVKHFKSMETLMKADFESLVAVDEIGDRIAQSIIEFSADSRNRVLVDRLKSYGIQLEVSAKSLENQTDKLAGKVFVVSGVFYQMTRNELKKSIEDNGGKVSSSISKKTTYVIAGDNMGPSKLTKAQNLGIEIISEQKFIEMIR from the coding sequence ATGGCAATTAAGCAAAAAATAGAGGCACTAAGAGAAGAATTACGTCAACATAATCACAATTATTATGTGTTAGATAATGCAACCATTTCTGATTATGAGTTTGATATAAAATTAAAAGAATTAGAAAAGTTAGAAGAAGAGAATCCGCAATTTTTTGATCCAAATTCACCAACGCAACGAGTAGGAGGAGGAATAACAAAAAGTTTTGAGACTGTTGCACATAAGAATAGAATGTATTCATTGGATAATTCCTATTCTAAAGAAGATTTATTAGATTGGGAAAAACGTATCCGTAAAATATTGGGAGAAGATAATACAGCATATACATGCGAATTAAAATATGATGGAGCTTCTATTAATTTAACATATGAAAAAGGAGAGTTTATCAAGGCAGTAACAAGAGGAGATGGATTTCGAGGAGATGATGTTACAGCTAATATCCGTACGATAAAATCAATTCCATTGAAACCCAGTGGTGAATTTTTGGGGGATTTCGAAATGAGAGGAGAAATTATTTTACCCTTAGACGGATTTCATAAAATGAATGAAGAGCGCATTTCAAATGGCGAAGAAGCGTATAGAAATCCGAGAAATACGGCAAGTGGAAGTTTAAAATTGCAAGATAGCGCTGAAGTTGCTAAACGTCCTTTAGATTGTTTGTTATACCAGGTTGTTACTGATGAACGTAAGTACAAAACCCATTTTGAGAGTTTGCAGAAAGCTACGCAAGTAGGGTTTAAGATACCTAATACTATGGTATTAGCAAAGTCGATAGAAGAAGTTTTTGAATTTGTGAATTATTGGGATGAAAAACGTCATGAATTACCTTATGAAACAGATGGAGTAGTGATAAAAGTAAACGATTTACAACAGCAAGAAGAATTGGGATATACTTCTAAATCGCCTCGATGGGCAATTGCTTATAAATTTAAAGCAGAGCAGGTATCAACGGTATTGAATGAAATAACCTATCAGGTAGGAAGAACAGGAGCAATAACTCCAGTAGCAAACTTAGTTCCTGTAGAATTGGCAGGAACTATTGTAAAAAGAGCATCGTTACATAATGCAGATCAAATAAAGAAGTTAGATATTCGTATAAATGATACTGTTTTTGTAGAAAAAGGAGGAGAAATTATTCCTAAGATTATCGCTGTTGATTTAACAAAAAGAGCCAAAGAGTCTAAAGAAACAATATACGCAACCAACTGCCCCGAGTGTAATACAAAATTAGTGAGAACAGAAGGAGACGCGAAACATTACTGTCCTAATGAATTTGGCTGTGCACCTCAAATAACAGGAAGAATACAGCATTTTATTAGCAGAAAAGCAATGGATATTGATGGTTTAGGAGGAGAAACTGTTGATTTATTAAGAAAGGAAGGATTGATTCAAAGTTATGCAGATTTATATGAGTTGAAAGCTATGCAAATAATACCCTTAGAGCGAATGGCAGAAAAATCGGCTCAAAATATAATTGATGGCATTGAAAAGTCAAAGGAAATACCATTTGAAAAGGTATTATTTGCACTAGGAATTCGGTTTGTAGGAGAAACTGTAGCTAAAAAATTAGTAAAACATTTTAAATCGATGGAAACATTAATGAAAGCTGATTTTGAGAGCTTGGTAGCAGTAGATGAAATAGGAGACCGAATAGCGCAAAGTATTATTGAGTTTTCAGCAGATTCAAGAAATAGGGTTCTTGTCGATCGGTTGAAATCTTATGGGATTCAGCTAGAGGTATCCGCGAAAAGTTTAGAAAACCAAACAGATAAGTTGGCAGGGAAAGTATTTGTGGTTTCAGGTGTTTTTTATCAGATGACAAGAAATGAGTTGAAAAAGTCAATTGAAGATAATGGAGGGAAAGTAAGTAGTTCTATTTCTAAAAAAACAACCTATGTTATTGCTGGAGATAATATGGGGCCAAGTAAATTGACTAAAGCACAAAATTTAGGAATTGAAATAATTTCAGAACAAAAATTTATAGAAATGATTCGTTAA
- the porD gene encoding type IX secretion system protein PorD produces MRNYFLSIVLAMLSINLINAQELNALVTINADKIQSSNKQVYKTLEKSLTEFLNQTEWTKKKVKVQERINCAFNIIINSQTNNNFDASLQVQSTRPAYNSTYETPILNINDTDFSFTYNEFDPLIYNPTSFDSNLISTIVFYVYTIIGIDADTFALKGGEDYLKEAENVMLQAQQSGGAGWKNVIGKQSRFSIIDNLLSAKYDPLRTIYYNYHIKGLDVFSEDEKEAKKNIQTSVEQLESLYNISIGNLMIRMFLDAKSDEIVNMFSDGALGKNPQKMKQVLQKVSPTNRDKWQKIN; encoded by the coding sequence ATGCGTAATTATTTTCTATCCATTGTCTTAGCAATGCTTTCAATAAATTTAATCAATGCGCAAGAACTCAACGCATTGGTAACAATTAATGCCGATAAGATTCAAAGCTCTAACAAACAGGTATATAAAACACTTGAAAAGTCATTGACTGAGTTCCTTAATCAAACAGAATGGACAAAGAAAAAGGTGAAAGTGCAAGAGCGAATTAATTGTGCATTTAACATTATTATTAATTCTCAAACTAATAACAATTTTGATGCAAGTTTGCAAGTACAGTCAACAAGACCTGCTTATAATTCGACATATGAAACCCCTATACTAAATATTAATGACACAGACTTTAGTTTTACCTATAATGAATTTGATCCATTAATATATAATCCAACAAGTTTCGATAGTAATTTAATATCTACGATTGTTTTTTATGTATATACAATTATAGGAATAGATGCAGATACGTTTGCCTTGAAAGGAGGGGAAGATTATTTAAAAGAAGCAGAAAATGTAATGTTACAGGCTCAGCAAAGTGGAGGAGCAGGTTGGAAAAACGTCATAGGAAAACAAAGCCGTTTTTCTATTATTGATAATTTACTGTCTGCCAAATACGATCCATTGCGTACTATTTATTATAATTACCATATAAAAGGACTTGATGTTTTTAGTGAAGATGAAAAAGAAGCTAAAAAAAATATACAAACAAGTGTAGAACAACTAGAAAGTCTGTATAATATAAGTATAGGAAACCTTATGATCCGTATGTTTTTAGATGCTAAATCAGATGAAATAGTCAATATGTTTTCTGATGGAGCTTTAGGAAAAAATCCACAAAAAATGAAGCAAGTTTTACAGAAAGTCTCGCCAACTAACAGAGATAAATGGCAAAAAATTAATTAA